A genomic region of Marinihelvus fidelis contains the following coding sequences:
- a CDS encoding amidohydrolase has translation MNFGIRHAFPVLLGVAATVMGGASAQTTTLQDIGSHFAEPPSPTVIYTAREFITMDPARPRAEAIAVRDGRFVAVGTRAEVGAAAGEDARLDKTFNDKVVIAGFVEQHVHPVLAALTMNTKVISIEDWDAIDGFSPAVRDEKGYQERLKQALAAHEDKQAPFVTWGYHHYFHGEMSRDMLNELAPNFPVIVWHRSAHEIFLNDAALELTRIDEALVKGLPESAQAQLSLPKGHFFEQGMLAILPKVAPYIASAEQFRKGLEFTETYYHRNGITLACEPGGFVSKPMQDAVNAVYSDDATPFNHCFIGDGKSFFAMKPNDAVSLLAETRKVESWGKGRTWYIPNQVKLFTDGAIYSQLMQMKDGYTDGHHGAWIVDPPAFDFMFQTYWDAGYQIHIHNNGDAGLDVLLASFEKAMARKPRTDHRTVLVHFGFAQPEQVAKWIELGGIVSSNPYYVTALAGRYAKLGIGPERSANMVPNGDVVKNGGSLSFHSDMPMAPAKPMQLVWAAVNRFTAEGPVAGPQHKVSLDVALKAVTIDAAYSIQMEQRVGSIEVGKDANLTVLEQSPYEVAPEKLKDIDVWGTMLEGRVQPVGGKLPRTTSAVQGEAPLKEAPRDAADLDRAVAGRLASLLRHKHDH, from the coding sequence ATGAATTTCGGCATTCGTCACGCGTTCCCCGTGCTGCTCGGGGTCGCTGCAACTGTGATGGGGGGCGCTTCGGCGCAGACCACTACCTTGCAGGATATCGGTAGCCATTTCGCCGAGCCACCCAGCCCGACGGTGATCTACACCGCGCGCGAGTTCATCACGATGGATCCTGCCAGGCCGCGTGCCGAGGCGATCGCGGTGCGCGATGGCAGGTTCGTCGCGGTCGGCACGCGCGCCGAGGTTGGTGCCGCGGCCGGCGAGGATGCGCGGCTCGACAAGACGTTCAACGACAAGGTCGTGATAGCCGGCTTCGTCGAGCAACACGTGCACCCGGTGCTTGCGGCGCTGACCATGAACACCAAGGTCATCTCGATCGAGGACTGGGACGCGATCGACGGCTTCTCGCCCGCGGTGCGCGACGAGAAGGGCTACCAGGAGCGCCTGAAACAGGCGCTCGCCGCCCACGAGGACAAGCAGGCGCCGTTCGTGACCTGGGGCTACCACCACTATTTCCACGGCGAGATGTCGCGCGACATGCTCAACGAGCTCGCGCCCAACTTCCCCGTGATCGTCTGGCACCGCTCGGCACACGAGATCTTCCTCAACGACGCGGCGCTTGAGCTCACCCGCATCGACGAGGCTTTGGTAAAGGGCCTGCCCGAGTCGGCGCAGGCGCAACTAAGCCTCCCCAAGGGCCACTTCTTCGAGCAGGGGATGCTCGCGATCCTGCCCAAAGTCGCCCCCTACATCGCCTCCGCCGAGCAGTTCCGCAAGGGCCTCGAGTTCACCGAGACCTACTACCACCGCAACGGCATTACGCTCGCCTGCGAGCCGGGCGGGTTCGTGAGCAAGCCGATGCAGGATGCGGTCAACGCCGTGTACTCGGACGACGCCACGCCGTTCAACCACTGTTTCATCGGCGACGGCAAGAGCTTCTTCGCGATGAAGCCCAACGATGCGGTGAGCCTGCTCGCCGAGACCCGCAAGGTCGAGAGCTGGGGCAAAGGGCGCACCTGGTATATCCCTAACCAGGTAAAGCTCTTCACCGACGGCGCGATCTATAGCCAGCTGATGCAGATGAAGGACGGCTACACCGACGGCCACCACGGCGCCTGGATCGTCGACCCGCCGGCCTTCGACTTCATGTTCCAGACCTACTGGGACGCGGGCTACCAGATCCATATCCACAACAACGGCGACGCCGGCCTGGACGTGCTGCTCGCCTCGTTCGAGAAGGCGATGGCGCGCAAGCCGCGCACCGACCATCGGACCGTGCTCGTGCACTTCGGCTTCGCCCAGCCCGAACAGGTGGCGAAGTGGATCGAGCTCGGCGGCATCGTGAGTTCGAACCCCTACTACGTGACCGCCCTCGCAGGGCGCTACGCCAAGCTCGGCATCGGGCCGGAGCGGTCGGCCAACATGGTGCCCAATGGCGACGTCGTAAAGAACGGCGGCTCGCTGTCCTTCCATTCCGACATGCCGATGGCGCCCGCCAAGCCGATGCAGCTCGTGTGGGCGGCAGTCAACCGCTTCACCGCCGAAGGGCCGGTCGCCGGCCCGCAGCACAAGGTGTCGCTTGACGTCGCCCTCAAGGCTGTGACGATCGACGCTGCCTACTCGATCCAGATGGAACAGCGGGTCGGCTCGATCGAGGTCGGCAAGGACGCGAACCTGACGGTTCTCGAACAGAGCCCCTACGAGGTCGCGCCCGAGAAGCTGAAGGACATCGACGTGTGGGGCACCATGCTCGAGGGCCGTGTGCAGCCGGTCGGCGGCAAGCTGCCGCGGACGACGTCGGCGGTGCAAGGTGAGGCGCCGTTGAAAGAGGCGCCGCGCGACGCTGCGGACCTCGACCGCGCGGTGGCCGGGAGGCTGGCATCGCTCCTGCGCCACAAGCACGACCACTGA
- a CDS encoding type II toxin-antitoxin system VapC family toxin — translation MSICSSLKGQRTSPWTWPNDPAGHQYRFRADEEPAGGSRPGLAERSALRETLLSAVTIGEIAYGLRILPDGKRRSGLRERFERFVALAFDQRVLSYDEPAARLYGELMGDRRELGLPMSVPDGQIAAIARRDHLAIATRNVLDFEHCGIEVINPFEFTP, via the coding sequence GTGTCGATCTGCAGCTCCCTGAAAGGACAGCGCACGAGCCCCTGGACCTGGCCGAATGATCCTGCTGGACACCAATATCGTTTCAGAGCTGATGAAGAGCCGGCCGGCGGAAGCCGTCCTGGCCTGGCTGAACGGTCAGCCCTCCGAGAAACTTTACTCTCAGCCGTTACCATCGGTGAGATCGCCTACGGACTTCGTATCCTGCCGGATGGCAAACGCCGATCCGGCCTGCGCGAGCGATTCGAACGATTTGTTGCCCTGGCTTTTGATCAGCGGGTGCTCAGCTACGACGAACCCGCGGCGCGCCTCTATGGCGAGCTGATGGGTGATCGCAGGGAACTCGGGCTCCCGATGAGCGTGCCTGATGGCCAGATTGCCGCCATCGCTCGTCGCGACCATCTGGCGATAGCGACCCGGAATGTCCTCGACTTCGAGCACTGCGGCATCGAAGTCATCAATCCGTTTGAGTTCACGCCTTGA
- the arsB gene encoding ACR3 family arsenite efflux transporter: MGIFERYLTVWVGLAMILGVVLGSVMPGVFQLIAGFEYASVNLVIAVLIWLMIYPMMVNVDFGSLAQVGRRPKGLCITLVVNWLIKPFTMAALGVLFFEVLFRDWVDPTMAREYIAGMILLGVAPCTAMVFVWSQLVKGDANYTLVQVSVNDIIMVFAFAPIAAWLLGVADVVVPWNTLLLSVLLYVVTPLAAGWATRTWLEKHAGRAGKDTADAVAAFTAKVKPLSVMGLVATVVLLFALQAETLLSKPGVIVLIAIPLLIQSYGIFAIAYGWAWAWRVPFNTAAPAALIGTSNFFELAVAVAISLFGLNSGAALATVVGVLVEVPVMLSLVALANRTRARFDARAGITDTL, encoded by the coding sequence ATGGGCATTTTTGAGCGTTACCTGACCGTCTGGGTGGGCCTGGCGATGATCCTGGGCGTGGTGCTGGGCAGTGTCATGCCCGGCGTGTTCCAGCTGATCGCCGGATTCGAGTACGCCAGCGTCAACCTGGTCATCGCCGTGCTGATCTGGCTGATGATCTACCCGATGATGGTCAACGTCGATTTCGGCTCGCTGGCGCAGGTGGGCCGGCGGCCGAAGGGCCTGTGCATCACACTGGTCGTCAACTGGCTGATCAAGCCGTTCACGATGGCCGCGCTGGGCGTATTGTTTTTCGAGGTGCTGTTCCGCGACTGGGTCGACCCGACGATGGCGCGCGAGTACATCGCCGGCATGATCCTGCTGGGTGTGGCGCCGTGCACGGCCATGGTGTTCGTCTGGAGCCAGCTGGTGAAGGGTGACGCCAACTACACGCTGGTACAGGTGTCGGTGAATGACATCATCATGGTGTTCGCCTTCGCGCCCATTGCCGCCTGGCTGCTGGGCGTAGCCGACGTCGTGGTGCCATGGAACACGCTGCTGCTGTCGGTGCTGCTGTACGTGGTCACGCCGCTGGCGGCTGGTTGGGCGACGCGCACCTGGCTTGAAAAGCACGCCGGCCGAGCGGGTAAGGACACGGCCGATGCCGTTGCCGCCTTTACGGCGAAGGTCAAGCCGCTGTCGGTGATGGGGCTGGTCGCGACCGTGGTGCTGCTGTTCGCGCTGCAGGCCGAAACCCTGCTGTCGAAGCCGGGCGTGATCGTGCTGATCGCCATCCCGCTACTGATCCAGTCCTACGGCATTTTCGCCATCGCCTACGGCTGGGCCTGGGCCTGGCGGGTGCCGTTCAACACCGCGGCACCCGCGGCGTTGATCGGCACGTCCAACTTCTTCGAGTTGGCCGTGGCCGTGGCCATCAGCCTGTTTGGGCTGAACTCCGGCGCGGCGCTGGCCACGGTGGTCGGCGTGCTGGTGGAAGTGCCGGTGATGCTGTCGCTGGTGGCGCTGGCCAACCGGACACGGGCCCGATTTGACGCCCGTGCCGGTATCACCGACACGCTTTAG
- a CDS encoding YbaY family lipoprotein, which produces MLAAGLILVAACTQAPSVGATASKRSEAGMQQVTGTLSYRERLLLRPGAVAEVSLLDVSRADAPARTIARQLIDDPSAPPIPFVLKYDPAEIDQRMSYAVRAVIRQEDRLLFTTDTMYPVITRGAGNTVDLLLKRVGGPETKPDASLTNTYWKLVSVGGEMYRHVGANREPHLKLLERDNAVTGFGGCNGYSGRIELADGMLRFSDLAVTQRACLEGMEIESRFLAALREANRYAIRGDTLRLLRDDEDVLGFEAVYF; this is translated from the coding sequence TTGCTGGCGGCCGGCCTAATTCTCGTCGCGGCCTGCACGCAGGCTCCCAGCGTGGGCGCTACCGCCAGTAAACGCAGCGAGGCTGGCATGCAGCAGGTGACAGGTACCCTTTCCTATCGTGAGCGGCTGCTGCTCCGCCCGGGCGCCGTGGCCGAGGTGTCCCTGCTCGACGTCTCGCGCGCCGACGCGCCCGCCCGCACGATCGCGCGGCAGCTTATCGATGACCCGTCCGCGCCCCCTATCCCCTTCGTGCTGAAATATGACCCCGCAGAGATCGACCAGCGCATGAGTTACGCCGTGCGCGCCGTCATTCGGCAAGAGGACCGATTGTTGTTCACCACCGATACGATGTATCCGGTGATCACGCGCGGAGCCGGCAACACCGTCGACCTGCTGTTGAAACGGGTCGGCGGGCCGGAGACGAAGCCCGACGCCTCTCTGACCAACACCTACTGGAAGCTGGTTTCGGTCGGCGGTGAGATGTATCGGCACGTGGGCGCCAACCGCGAGCCGCACTTGAAGCTACTGGAGCGTGACAACGCCGTCACGGGATTTGGTGGCTGCAACGGCTACTCGGGCCGCATCGAACTGGCCGATGGCATGCTGCGATTCAGCGACCTTGCGGTCACGCAGCGCGCCTGCCTGGAAGGTATGGAGATCGAATCCCGTTTTCTGGCGGCGCTGCGAGAGGCGAATCGCTACGCCATCCGGGGAGACACCCTGCGCCTGTTGCGCGACGACGAGGATGTGCTCGGGTTCGAGGCAGTCTACTTCTGA
- a CDS encoding amidohydrolase family protein gives MKRLMRRLALSMLVLAGAAPVVVNAQQAADFLYHGGRILTMVGDEPAYVEALAVKDGRIAFAGAKDQALAMRGEATRVVDLEGKALLPGFIDGHGHYINSLLVANQAKLYPPPSGPGKDVSSIIAELKRYAAERKIPKGELIIGYGYDDSVMPDGRLLNRDDLDAAFPDNPVRVDHVSMHGAVMNSLALKKYGISAETETPPGGVIVRKPGTEEPWGLIMETAFLPVFEQSEPLTAQQEIEWTRAGQMLYAEAGMTTAHEGATHLGQLQTIKRATDAGANIIDVVAYPFITDLDKVLAEFPVSDWGRYDKRFKIGGVKITLDGSPQGRTAFFTTPYLQGGPAGEKDWTGEPTFPQDLVNKAMKKVYDLNVPVIVHTNGDAAIDMFLDAYGYARDGNHDRPWNVTTIHTQFMRKDQIPKFVEYKVRPSFYTLHTFYFAETHIANRGKEQGSYISPMRDAIDAGLRPTNHTDFVVAPLDQMMMLWSAVNRVSRAGAEIGPSQRVTAYEGLKSMTEWAAEQYGEQDSKGTLEVGKLADLVILDRDPLQVEPMAIRDIRVVETIKEGRTIYPASAGELPPLNVTVTDPDKTYSWTTHVCDMAGVNTAGGRTWTLTALNGAQIDVAKPPTMLFESGRLAIFGGVNRLTGSYALVRDSVTMGDLASTRMAGPPDLMELEGSFARTLKAVDAFHVHGDELTLLSDGKVVAVFQAAE, from the coding sequence ATGAAAAGGTTGATGCGACGGCTGGCGCTGTCGATGCTCGTGCTCGCGGGTGCCGCGCCCGTCGTGGTAAACGCACAGCAAGCGGCGGATTTCCTTTACCACGGAGGACGCATCCTGACGATGGTCGGTGACGAGCCGGCCTATGTGGAGGCTCTCGCGGTCAAGGACGGTAGGATCGCCTTCGCCGGGGCGAAGGACCAGGCACTGGCGATGCGAGGAGAGGCGACGAGGGTCGTCGACCTCGAGGGAAAGGCCTTGCTTCCCGGCTTCATCGATGGCCACGGCCATTACATAAACTCGCTGCTGGTCGCCAACCAGGCCAAGCTCTATCCGCCGCCGTCCGGACCGGGGAAGGACGTATCGAGCATCATCGCCGAGCTGAAGCGCTATGCCGCCGAACGGAAGATTCCGAAGGGCGAACTGATCATCGGTTACGGGTATGACGATTCCGTCATGCCGGACGGTCGGCTTCTAAACCGCGACGACCTGGACGCCGCGTTTCCCGACAACCCGGTGCGGGTGGACCACGTTTCGATGCACGGCGCGGTGATGAACAGCCTTGCCCTGAAGAAGTACGGGATCTCCGCTGAAACCGAGACACCGCCGGGTGGCGTGATCGTGCGCAAGCCGGGCACCGAGGAGCCCTGGGGCCTGATCATGGAGACGGCCTTCCTGCCGGTCTTCGAGCAATCCGAGCCGCTGACCGCGCAGCAGGAGATTGAATGGACCCGAGCGGGCCAGATGCTCTATGCCGAAGCTGGAATGACGACCGCCCATGAGGGAGCCACACATCTCGGTCAGCTACAGACGATCAAGCGCGCCACCGATGCAGGCGCGAACATCATCGACGTAGTCGCCTACCCGTTCATCACCGATCTCGACAAGGTGCTCGCCGAGTTTCCGGTCAGTGACTGGGGCAGGTACGACAAGCGCTTCAAGATCGGCGGCGTGAAGATCACTCTGGACGGCTCGCCGCAGGGCCGTACGGCATTCTTCACCACGCCCTACTTGCAGGGCGGGCCGGCCGGCGAGAAGGACTGGACCGGGGAGCCCACCTTCCCGCAGGACCTCGTCAACAAGGCGATGAAAAAGGTCTACGACCTCAATGTGCCGGTCATCGTTCACACCAATGGCGATGCCGCAATCGATATGTTCCTCGACGCCTACGGGTATGCCCGCGACGGCAACCACGACCGGCCGTGGAACGTCACCACCATCCACACCCAGTTCATGCGCAAGGACCAGATCCCGAAGTTCGTCGAATACAAGGTCCGCCCGTCTTTCTACACCCTGCACACCTTCTACTTCGCCGAAACGCACATCGCGAATCGGGGCAAGGAACAGGGCAGCTACATCAGCCCGATGCGCGATGCGATCGACGCCGGCCTGCGCCCGACCAACCACACGGACTTCGTCGTCGCGCCCCTCGACCAGATGATGATGCTCTGGTCGGCGGTAAACCGGGTGTCGCGCGCTGGCGCGGAAATCGGCCCAAGCCAGCGGGTAACGGCCTATGAGGGTTTGAAATCCATGACCGAATGGGCGGCCGAGCAATACGGTGAACAGGATAGCAAAGGCACCCTCGAAGTCGGCAAGCTCGCCGATCTCGTGATCCTCGACAGGGATCCGCTCCAGGTGGAGCCGATGGCGATCAGGGACATCCGGGTCGTGGAGACGATCAAGGAGGGCCGCACCATCTACCCGGCGTCCGCCGGCGAGCTGCCGCCGCTCAATGTCACCGTGACCGACCCGGATAAGACCTATTCGTGGACAACCCACGTCTGCGACATGGCCGGTGTGAACACCGCCGGTGGCCGTACCTGGACGCTGACGGCGCTCAATGGCGCGCAGATCGACGTGGCGAAACCGCCCACGATGCTGTTCGAAAGCGGCAGGCTCGCCATCTTTGGTGGCGTCAACCGGCTGACCGGGTCTTACGCCCTGGTGCGCGACAGCGTGACCATGGGCGATCTTGCCAGCACACGGATGGCCGGTCCACCGGATCTCATGGAACTCGAAGGCAGCTTCGCGAGGACGCTCAAGGCCGTTGACGCGTTTCATGTCCACGGCGATGAACTGACCCTCTTGAGCGACGGGAAGGTCGTCGCGGTTTTCCAGGCCGCGGAATGA
- a CDS encoding FitA-like ribbon-helix-helix domain-containing protein, with protein sequence MESIMASLSVRKLDDETLSRLRIRAARHGVSMEEEARRILKEAVCAPENLGDLALRIFGLKHGVDLQLPERTAHEPLDLAE encoded by the coding sequence ATGGAGTCGATCATGGCGAGCTTGAGTGTCCGAAAACTCGACGACGAGACGCTGTCGCGGTTGCGGATCCGCGCCGCACGGCATGGGGTGTCGATGGAGGAGGAGGCGCGTCGGATCCTGAAGGAGGCCGTCTGCGCTCCAGAAAACCTCGGCGATCTCGCGCTTCGGATCTTTGGCCTGAAGCACGGTGTCGATCTGCAGCTCCCTGAAAGGACAGCGCACGAGCCCCTGGACCTGGCCGAATGA
- a CDS encoding ExeM/NucH family extracellular endonuclease has product MTPTVVATASRHRFSLALTSTLLLLAGPIEAQVFINELHYDNVSGDSGEMVELAGPAGTSLAGWTVALYNGSASQLNVYDTINLSGTFADQAGGMGTLAFNRAGIQNGSPDGLALVDGSNNVVQFLSYEGVFTAASGPAAGMTSTDIGVEEGSGTPVGHSLQLVGAGLAYDDFTWAEAMAATPGQPNTGQDFGGEPSVPELLLSELVVTPTGGEFIEIHNPGGSAVDLSDVYLTDATFAGGNTYYYNIVLGANAGGGGFSDFHARFPAGASIPAGGFQTVALAGSEAFFAEYGVQPTYELFEDGAADAIPDMREALPGSINAQGGLTNSGEVVVLYHWDESSDLVADLDYAVWGDKDEAVDKTGVALDGPDGDTLVSEYAADTPIASQDVISGGAHAFGESFTRIDFTEGSETQSGGNGVNGADETSENLSVTWASRTPSPNSDYVPPTPDLVITEVMQNPAAVGDSSGEWFEIHNAGDVDVDINGWTIADLGSDSHVINAGGPLVVPAGGYMVLGNNADSGSNGGLVVDYAYSGVFLANGDDELVLFDAAGFEVDGVAWDGGPVWPDPTGASMALIDLALDNNDGNNWCESQNPYGDGDRGTPGVANSCEVLIPEFGACGDAATKIHAVQGNGLASPIAGSAGVIIEGVVVGDFQGGDRLNGFFVQEESADVDGDPATSEGIFVYDENFGVDVNVGDVVRVQGTVIEFFDLTEISPVINLVTCGTGTADTQDILLPLAGPDALEALEGMSVHLPQTLFVTDNFTLGRYGEVGLAVGGPLDIPTNVVAPGAAAQALQAQNDLSRIQLDDGSGLQNPVPVPPYFAPDGTLRVGDATSAVTGVLGFGFGEYEIHPTDVVAFSRENERPDDAPDVGNPLVTVAGFNVLNYFTTLDDNTPVCGPSASMDCRGAENAFEFERQRSKIVAALSLLGADVVGLVEVENAAGDGPVADLVDGINDILGADTYAYIATGAIGTDAIRQALIYKPDAVTPVGGFETLDSSDDPAFIDTANRPALAQSFTDGSTGEVFTVAVNHLKSKGSDCDGLGDPDTGDGQGNCNLIRAAAASALATWLAADPTGSGSERSLIIGDLNAYAKEDPIVVLKDAGFVDLVEVYNGVGYADGAYSYGFGGQMGYLDHALASAAFAADASGATAWHINADEPAALDYNDHNQDVLFSPDPYRASDHDAVVVGLFNDEDDDGVWDTIDACPATVIPETPPTRGLGNNRFALLDDDGVFDTTEGGGPGVSFTIHDTAGCSCEQIIAAADLGAGHAKFGCSIGEIRDWVSAQ; this is encoded by the coding sequence ATGACACCCACCGTTGTTGCGACTGCTTCCCGACATCGCTTTTCCCTGGCACTGACATCGACGCTGCTCTTGCTTGCCGGGCCAATTGAGGCGCAGGTGTTCATCAACGAACTGCATTACGACAACGTCAGCGGTGACAGCGGTGAGATGGTCGAGCTGGCGGGCCCGGCCGGTACCAGCCTGGCGGGCTGGACGGTGGCGCTGTACAACGGTTCCGCTTCGCAACTGAATGTGTACGACACCATCAACCTGTCCGGGACCTTTGCCGACCAGGCGGGTGGCATGGGCACGCTGGCATTTAACCGGGCCGGCATCCAGAACGGTTCGCCGGATGGGCTGGCGCTGGTGGACGGCTCGAACAACGTCGTGCAGTTCCTCAGCTATGAGGGCGTATTCACCGCGGCCTCCGGGCCGGCGGCCGGCATGACCAGCACCGACATCGGCGTGGAAGAGGGCAGCGGCACCCCCGTGGGCCATTCCCTGCAGCTGGTAGGCGCGGGCTTGGCCTACGACGACTTCACCTGGGCCGAGGCCATGGCGGCCACCCCGGGCCAGCCGAACACCGGCCAGGACTTTGGTGGCGAGCCGTCAGTGCCGGAGCTGCTGCTCAGCGAGCTGGTGGTCACGCCCACCGGAGGTGAGTTCATCGAGATTCACAACCCGGGCGGCTCGGCGGTCGACCTGTCCGATGTCTACCTGACCGACGCCACGTTCGCCGGGGGTAACACGTATTACTACAACATCGTCCTGGGCGCGAACGCCGGCGGTGGTGGTTTCAGCGATTTTCACGCCCGCTTCCCGGCCGGCGCGAGCATTCCGGCCGGCGGCTTCCAGACCGTCGCACTGGCGGGGTCGGAAGCCTTCTTCGCCGAGTATGGCGTGCAGCCCACCTACGAACTGTTCGAGGACGGCGCGGCCGATGCCATCCCCGACATGCGGGAAGCGCTGCCCGGCAGCATCAATGCCCAGGGTGGCCTGACCAACAGCGGCGAGGTCGTGGTGCTGTACCACTGGGATGAGTCCAGCGACCTGGTCGCGGACCTGGACTACGCGGTCTGGGGTGACAAGGACGAGGCCGTGGACAAGACCGGCGTGGCGCTGGATGGCCCGGATGGCGACACCCTGGTGTCCGAGTACGCGGCGGACACGCCGATTGCGTCCCAGGATGTCATCAGTGGCGGCGCGCACGCGTTTGGCGAGTCGTTCACCCGCATTGATTTCACCGAGGGCAGCGAGACCCAGTCGGGCGGCAACGGTGTCAATGGCGCCGACGAGACCTCGGAGAACCTGTCCGTGACCTGGGCGTCGCGGACGCCGTCACCCAACAGCGATTACGTGCCGCCGACGCCGGACCTGGTCATCACCGAGGTCATGCAGAACCCGGCGGCCGTGGGTGATTCGTCCGGTGAATGGTTCGAGATTCACAACGCCGGCGATGTCGACGTCGACATCAACGGCTGGACCATCGCCGACCTGGGCTCTGACAGCCACGTCATCAACGCCGGCGGCCCACTGGTGGTGCCAGCGGGTGGCTACATGGTGCTGGGCAACAACGCCGACAGCGGCAGCAATGGCGGCCTGGTCGTGGACTACGCCTACAGCGGCGTGTTCCTGGCCAACGGCGACGATGAACTGGTGCTGTTCGACGCGGCCGGCTTCGAAGTCGACGGCGTCGCCTGGGACGGCGGGCCGGTGTGGCCTGACCCGACCGGCGCGTCCATGGCGCTCATCGACCTGGCGCTGGACAACAACGACGGCAACAACTGGTGCGAGTCGCAGAACCCCTATGGCGACGGCGACCGCGGCACACCGGGCGTGGCGAACTCCTGCGAGGTGCTGATCCCCGAGTTCGGCGCCTGCGGTGACGCGGCCACGAAGATTCATGCCGTGCAGGGCAACGGCCTGGCCAGCCCGATCGCGGGTTCGGCGGGCGTGATCATCGAGGGCGTGGTTGTCGGTGATTTCCAGGGCGGCGACCGCCTGAACGGCTTCTTCGTGCAGGAAGAGTCAGCGGATGTAGATGGTGACCCGGCCACCTCCGAGGGCATCTTCGTCTACGACGAGAACTTCGGCGTCGACGTGAATGTCGGCGACGTGGTGCGCGTGCAGGGCACGGTCATCGAGTTCTTCGACCTGACCGAGATCAGCCCGGTGATCAACCTGGTCACCTGTGGCACCGGCACCGCGGACACGCAGGACATCCTGCTGCCGCTGGCCGGCCCGGACGCGCTCGAGGCCCTTGAGGGCATGAGCGTGCACCTGCCGCAGACGCTGTTCGTGACCGACAACTTCACGCTGGGGCGCTACGGCGAAGTCGGGCTGGCCGTGGGTGGCCCGCTGGATATTCCCACCAACGTGGTCGCGCCCGGTGCGGCGGCCCAGGCCCTGCAGGCCCAGAACGACCTGTCCCGCATCCAGCTGGATGACGGCAGCGGCCTGCAGAACCCGGTACCGGTGCCGCCGTACTTCGCGCCGGACGGCACACTGCGCGTGGGTGACGCGACCAGCGCCGTGACCGGTGTGCTGGGCTTTGGTTTTGGCGAATACGAGATTCACCCCACCGACGTGGTGGCCTTCAGCCGCGAGAACGAGCGCCCGGACGATGCGCCTGACGTGGGCAACCCGCTGGTCACGGTGGCCGGCTTCAACGTGCTGAACTACTTCACCACGCTGGATGACAACACGCCCGTGTGTGGGCCCTCGGCCAGCATGGACTGCCGTGGCGCCGAAAACGCGTTCGAGTTTGAACGCCAACGGTCAAAGATCGTCGCCGCGCTCAGCCTGCTGGGCGCCGACGTGGTCGGCCTGGTGGAAGTCGAGAACGCCGCCGGTGACGGCCCGGTGGCCGACCTGGTCGACGGTATCAACGACATCCTGGGCGCGGACACCTACGCCTACATCGCCACCGGCGCCATCGGCACTGACGCGATCCGCCAGGCGCTGATCTACAAGCCCGATGCGGTCACCCCCGTGGGTGGTTTCGAGACGCTCGACAGCAGTGACGACCCGGCGTTTATCGACACCGCCAACCGCCCGGCGCTGGCGCAGTCGTTCACCGATGGCTCGACCGGCGAGGTCTTCACCGTGGCCGTCAATCACCTGAAGTCGAAAGGCTCGGATTGTGACGGCCTGGGCGACCCGGACACCGGTGACGGCCAGGGTAATTGCAACCTTATCCGCGCCGCCGCCGCCTCGGCCCTGGCCACCTGGCTGGCCGCCGACCCCACCGGCAGCGGTAGCGAGCGCTCGCTGATCATCGGCGACCTGAACGCCTACGCCAAGGAAGATCCCATCGTGGTGCTGAAGGACGCCGGCTTCGTCGACCTGGTCGAGGTCTACAACGGCGTGGGCTACGCCGATGGCGCCTACAGCTACGGCTTTGGCGGCCAGATGGGCTACCTGGACCACGCCCTGGCCAGCGCGGCCTTCGCCGCCGACGCCTCCGGCGCCACCGCCTGGCACATCAACGCCGACGAACCCGCGGCGCTGGACTACAACGACCACAACCAGGACGTGCTGTTCAGCCCCGACCCGTACCGCGCCTCGGACCACGATGCCGTGGTCGTCGGCCTGTTCAACGACGAGGACGACGACGGCGTCTGGGACACGATCGACGCCTGCCCGGCGACGGTCATCCCCGAAACCCCGCCGACCAGGGGCCTGGGCAACAACCGCTTCGCGCTGCTCGACGACGACGGCGTCTTCGACACCACCGAAGGTGGCGGCCCGGGCGTCTCGTTCACGATCCACGACACCGCCGGCTGCTCCTGCGAGCAGATCATCGCCGCCGCGGACCTGGGCGCCGGCCACGCGAAGTTCGGCTGCAGCATTGGCGAGATCCGCGACTGGGTGTCCGCGCAGTAG
- a CDS encoding arsenate reductase ArsC → MTDSPRRVLVVCTGNSCRSVMAEALINNLGKGRYQAFSAGSRPLGRTNPGAIETIRRHGFDPGEPVSQSWNEYADQPFDYVITVCDSAAAETCPLFPGQFERKHWSTPDPSHVEGTEAEIEAAFDQAFGMLRERVETELL, encoded by the coding sequence ATGACTGATTCACCGCGCCGCGTGCTGGTGGTGTGCACCGGCAATTCCTGCCGTTCCGTGATGGCCGAAGCGCTGATCAACAACCTGGGCAAGGGTCGCTACCAGGCCTTCAGTGCCGGCAGCCGCCCGTTGGGCCGCACCAACCCGGGCGCCATCGAGACCATCCGCCGCCATGGCTTCGACCCGGGCGAGCCGGTCAGCCAGTCGTGGAACGAGTACGCCGACCAGCCGTTCGACTACGTGATCACGGTCTGTGATTCGGCCGCGGCCGAGACCTGCCCGCTGTTCCCGGGCCAGTTCGAGCGCAAGCACTGGAGCACCCCGGATCCGTCGCACGTGGAAGGCACGGAGGCCGAGATCGAGGCCGCTTTCGACCAGGCTTTTGGCATGCTGCGCGAGCGCGTCGAAACCGAGCTGCTCTGA